The genomic stretch TTCCGACCCCGACCCCGCCGGTCACCCCGGTCCCGGACACCGGCGGCGAGGACGTCGTCGTCGGCACCCCTGGTGCGCCGACCGGTGTCGCGGCGAAGGCCGAGCGCGCCTCGGTGCTCGTCTCCTGGCAGCCGCCGACCAGCGGTGGGGCGGTCGACCACTACGAGGTGACCCTGCTGCCGAGCGGTCAGACGGTCTCGACCACGCAGCTCTCCGCCCGCTTCGGCGCGGTGGCCGGGCAGTCCTACACGGCGACCGTCGTCGCCGTCTCGGCGGCGAGGACCGCCGGGCCGGCCGGCTCCGCCACCACCCAGGCCGAGGCCGCGTCCCCGGTGGTCCCGGCGGCGGTGCCCAGCGCGCCGCTGACCCTGACCACGGACAAGGGGCAGATCAGCTCGACCACCCCGGGGGCGAAGCTGACCGTCATCGGCACCGGTTTCCTGCCGTTCTCGACCGCGACGATCGTCATCTACTCCGAGCCGCAGGTGCTGGGCACGGTGACCACCGACGCCGACGGCAACTTCAGCAGGGAGGTGGAGGTGCCGGCGACGCTGGCCGCCGGACAGCACTCGCTGGTCGCCTCCGGCACGGCCCCCGACGGCACCGAGCGGTTCATGCGGATGGACGTGACGGTCGCCGCCGCTACCGGTGCCGTGCCCGCGGCGGCCGAGGGCGGGCTGGCCTACACGGGCGCGTCCGTGCTGGTCCCGGCCGGCGTCGGCCTGGCCGCACTGATCGGGGGGACGGTCCTGCTGCTGGTCTCCCGGCGGCGTCGCACCGCCTGATCGACCCGCTCCGCCGGCGACCCCGGCGACCGGCCCACCACGGGCCGGTCGCCGGGGTCGTCCCCGTCCCGCGGCCGCCCCGTCACCAGCCGGACACACCCGGCCCGGATACTCGTGCCGTGTCCGAAGCCACTGTCGACGTCGCCGACCTCCGCGTCCCCGGGGGTCCCACCGCCTCTGACGACCGCACCGACGACCTCCAGCTCCGTGACGACATCCGGCTGCTGGGCCGGGTGCTCGGCGAGGTGATCGCCGAGCAGGCCGGCCCGGAGGTGCTCGAGCTGGTCGAGTCCACCCGCGTGGAGGCGTTCGAGATCCGCCGCGACGAGCGGGACCGTTCCCAGCTCGCCGACCGCCTCGCCGGGCTCGACCCGAAGAGCGCCAACCACGTCGTCCGGGCGTTCAGCCACTTCTCGCTGCTGGCCAACATCGCCGAGGACGTGCACCACGAGCGCCGCCGCAGGCACCACCGGCGCGAGGGCTCGCCGCCGCAGAAGGGCAGCCTCGCCGGCTCGCTGCAGCTGCTCGACGACGCCGGGCTGGACGGCGCCACCGTGGCGCGGGAGCTCGCCGGCGCGCTGGTGGTCCCGGTGGTCACCGCGCACCCGACCGAGACCCGACGCCGCACCATCTCCCAGGTGCAGCGGCAGGTCAGCGAGCTGATCCGGCAGCGTGGTCAGGAGCCGGGCGACGCGGAGGACCCGGCCTGGTCGGCCCGGCTCTCCCGCCAGGTGCTCACCCTGTGGCAGACGGCGCTGCTGCGGCTGAGCCGGCTGCGCCTGGCCGACGAGATCGACGAGGCGCTGCGCTACTACGAGCTGTCGCTGTTCGACGTGGTCCCGGCGATCAACACCGAGCTGCGCCAGGCCCTGCGCGAGCGGTGGCCGGACGCCGACCTGCTGCGCGAGCCGATGCTGCAGCCGGGCTCGTGGATCGGCGGGGACCGAGACGGCAACCCGTTCGTCACCGCCGACGCCGTCCGCCGGGCCACCACCCGCCAGGCGGCGACGGCGCTGGAGCACCACCTGGCCGAGCTGCTCGCGCTGGGCGCGGAGCTGTCGATGTCCGACCGGCTGGTCCGCCCGACGCCGGAGCTGTACGCGCTGGCCGACGCCGCCGGTGACGACTCACCGTTCCGCGCCGACGAGCCCTACCGCCGGGCGCTGCGGGGCATCCACGGGCGGCTGGCCGCCACGGCGCTGCGGGTGCTCGGCTCGGTGCCGGGCCAGCAGCCGGAGGTGCTGCTGGACCCCTACGTCGCGCCCGAGGAGCTGCGCGCCGACCTGGACGTGCTCGACACCTCGCTGCGCAGCCACGGCGCGGGCGCGCTGGCCGACGACCGGCTGGCCCGGCTGCGCGACGCGGTGGAGGTCTTCGGCTTCCACCTGTGCGGGCTGGACATGCGGCAGAACTCCTCGGTGCACGAGGAGGTGCTCGCCGAGCTGCTGGCCTGGGCCGGCGTCTGCGCCGACTACACCTCCCTCGACGAGGCGGCCCGGGTGGAGCTGCTCACCGGTGAGCTGCGGATGCGCCGGCCGCTGGTGCGGCGGGACGCCGAGCTGTCCGAGCTGGCGCGCGGCGAGCTGGACCTGCTGGTGGCCGCCGCCGAGCAGGTCGCGCTGCTGGGCCCGCGCACCATCCCCAACTACGTGATCAGCATGTGCGAGTCGGTCAGCGACGTGCTGGAGGTCGCCGTCCTGCTCAAGGAGGTCGGCCTGCTCGACCCCGACGGCGCCGACGGGCCGCGCTGCCCGATCGGCATCTCCCCGCTCTTCGAGACGATCGACGACCTGCAGGCCGCCGGCGCGACCCTCACCGCGATGCTCGACCAGCCGCTGTACCGGGCGCTGGTCGCGAACCGGGGTGACCAGCAGGAGGTCATGCTCGGCTACTCCGACAGCAACAAGGACGGCGGCTACCTGGCCGCCAACTGGGCGCTGTACCGGGCCGAGCTGGAGCTGGTCGAGGTGGCCCGGGCCAACGGCATCCGGCTGCGGCTGTTCCACGGCCGCGGCGGCACCGTGGGCCGCGGCGGCGGCCCGAGCTACGAGGCGATCAAGGCCCAGCCTCCGGGCTCGGTCGCCGGCCAGCTGCGGATCACCGAGCAGGGTGAGGTGATCGCCGCCAAGTACTCCACCCCCGACCTCGCCCGGCGGAACCTGGAGGCGCTGGTCGCGGCGACGCTGGAGTCGACGCTGCTGGACACCGAGGGCCTGGACGAGGACGCCGAGGAGACCTACGCGCTGCTCGACGACCTGGCCGAGCGGGCGCGGCGGGCGTACAGCGCGCTGGTGCACGAGACGCCGGGCTTCGTGGAGTGGTTCCGCGCGGCCACCCCGATCCGGGAGCTCTCCGAGCTGAACATCGGCAGCCGCCCGCCGTCCCGCAAGGCCACCGACAAGATCACCGACCTGCGGGCGATCCCGTGGGTGTTCAGCTGGTCGCAGACCCGGATCATGCTGCCCGGCTGGTACGGCACCGGCTCGGCGCTGGAGAGCTGGGTGGACGGCGACCCCGAGCGCCTGGCCCGGCTGCAGGACCTGCACCGGCGCTGGCCGTTCTTCCGCACCGTGCTCTCGAACATGGGCATGGTGCTGGCCAAGACCGACCTGGAGCTCGCCGCCCGGTACGCCTCGCTGGTGCCCGACGCGGAGCTGCGGGAGCTGGTGTTCGGGCAGATCACCGCCGAGCACGAGCGCACCGTGCGGATGCTGCTGGCGATCACCGGCGACGACCGGCTGCTGGCGGACAACCCGGCGCTGGCCCGGTCGATCCGCAACCGCTTCCCCTACCTGGAGCCGCTGCACCACCTGCAGGTGGAGATGCTGCGCCGGCGCCGGGCAGGGGACGACGACGAGCTTGTCCGCCGCTGCATCCAGCTGGCCATCAACGGCGTCGCCACCGCGCTGCGCAACAGCGGCTGACGGCGGCACCGTGCACCGAGGGCCCGTTCCCGGCCGGGAACGGGCCCTCGGTGCACAGTGCTCAGCTGCGGGCGGCCTCGATGGCCGCGGCCAGGCGGCGCACGCCCTCGTCGACGTCGCCGGGCTGGACGGCGGAGAACGCCAGCCGGAACGCGTTCTCCCCGCCCTCCAGCAGGAAGTCGGTGCCCGGCACGATCGCCACCCCGCGGGCGGCGGCCTCGGCCGCGATCCGGGCGACGTCGTGCCCCTCACCGGCGGGCAGCGACACCCACAGGAAGTAGCCGCCGTCCGGACGCCGGAAGGTGGCCTGCGGCAGGTGCGTGCGCAGCGCCTGGTCCAGCAGCCCGACCCGCTCGGCGAGCGCGTTCTTCACCGTCTCCAGGGCCGCCGCGTAGCGCGGGCCGGTGACGAACTGGAACACCGTGCCCTGGGCGACCATGTTCGGCGCGATGTAGGTGTTGGTGGCCCGCACCCGGATCCGGTCGATCAGCGCCGGCGGCCCGACCAGGTAGCCGACCCGGATGCCCGGGCAGACGGTCTTGGAGAACGAGCAGGCGTAGACCACGTGGGTCGAGTCGGCGCCGCCGTCGAGCTCCAGCATCCGGGGCAGCGGCTCACCGCTGAACCGGATGTCGACGTAGGGGTCGTCCTCGAAGAGCAGGAAGTCGAACTCGTGCGCCAGCTCCAGCAGCCGGCGGCGCTTGGCCAGCGAGAGGGTGTAGCCGGCCGGGTTCTGGAAGTTCGGGATGACGTGTGCGAACACCGGGCGGACGCCGTCGCGAAGCAGCTGCTCGACCTCGTCGACCGCGATCCCGTCCTCTTCGAGCGTGACCAGGTGCAGGTCGCCGCCGCGGGTCTTCAGCCCCAGCAGGGTGCGGTCGTAGGTGGGCCGCTCGGTGACCACCGCCGCGCCCGGGGTGACCAGCTCGTCGAAGAGGAAGGCGTCGGCCTGCATCGACCCGTTGGTGACCAGCACGTGGCTCTCGGGCACGCCGTGCTGCTCGGCGATCCACCTCCGCAGCGGCACGTAGCCGATCGCCGTCCCGTAGCCGGTCATCCCGGCCGGGTCGGCGTCGAACGCGGTGACGGCGGCCTGCTTGAGGCC from Modestobacter roseus encodes the following:
- the ppc gene encoding phosphoenolpyruvate carboxylase; the encoded protein is MSEATVDVADLRVPGGPTASDDRTDDLQLRDDIRLLGRVLGEVIAEQAGPEVLELVESTRVEAFEIRRDERDRSQLADRLAGLDPKSANHVVRAFSHFSLLANIAEDVHHERRRRHHRREGSPPQKGSLAGSLQLLDDAGLDGATVARELAGALVVPVVTAHPTETRRRTISQVQRQVSELIRQRGQEPGDAEDPAWSARLSRQVLTLWQTALLRLSRLRLADEIDEALRYYELSLFDVVPAINTELRQALRERWPDADLLREPMLQPGSWIGGDRDGNPFVTADAVRRATTRQAATALEHHLAELLALGAELSMSDRLVRPTPELYALADAAGDDSPFRADEPYRRALRGIHGRLAATALRVLGSVPGQQPEVLLDPYVAPEELRADLDVLDTSLRSHGAGALADDRLARLRDAVEVFGFHLCGLDMRQNSSVHEEVLAELLAWAGVCADYTSLDEAARVELLTGELRMRRPLVRRDAELSELARGELDLLVAAAEQVALLGPRTIPNYVISMCESVSDVLEVAVLLKEVGLLDPDGADGPRCPIGISPLFETIDDLQAAGATLTAMLDQPLYRALVANRGDQQEVMLGYSDSNKDGGYLAANWALYRAELELVEVARANGIRLRLFHGRGGTVGRGGGPSYEAIKAQPPGSVAGQLRITEQGEVIAAKYSTPDLARRNLEALVAATLESTLLDTEGLDEDAEETYALLDDLAERARRAYSALVHETPGFVEWFRAATPIRELSELNIGSRPPSRKATDKITDLRAIPWVFSWSQTRIMLPGWYGTGSALESWVDGDPERLARLQDLHRRWPFFRTVLSNMGMVLAKTDLELAARYASLVPDAELRELVFGQITAEHERTVRMLLAITGDDRLLADNPALARSIRNRFPYLEPLHHLQVEMLRRRRAGDDDELVRRCIQLAINGVATALRNSG
- a CDS encoding PLP-dependent aminotransferase family protein produces the protein MTGPTTDQTPETAPSTKPAATTISFARGAPSTDIVDVEGLKQAAVTAFDADPAGMTGYGTAIGYVPLRRWIAEQHGVPESHVLVTNGSMQADAFLFDELVTPGAAVVTERPTYDRTLLGLKTRGGDLHLVTLEEDGIAVDEVEQLLRDGVRPVFAHVIPNFQNPAGYTLSLAKRRRLLELAHEFDFLLFEDDPYVDIRFSGEPLPRMLELDGGADSTHVVYACSFSKTVCPGIRVGYLVGPPALIDRIRVRATNTYIAPNMVAQGTVFQFVTGPRYAAALETVKNALAERVGLLDQALRTHLPQATFRRPDGGYFLWVSLPAGEGHDVARIAAEAAARGVAIVPGTDFLLEGGENAFRLAFSAVQPGDVDEGVRRLAAAIEAARS